Proteins encoded within one genomic window of Triticum aestivum cultivar Chinese Spring chromosome 2D, IWGSC CS RefSeq v2.1, whole genome shotgun sequence:
- the LOC123050706 gene encoding protein GL2-INTERACTING REPRESSOR 1-like, translating to MASMARSPASSCVSSDEEEAAAAKPMVVAGCPRCLMYVMLSSEPPRCPRCNSPVLLQFLHGADTNTNAAAAADANTNTNRQDSKS from the coding sequence ATGGCCAGCATGGCTCGGTCGCCGGCGAGCTCCTGCGTGTcctccgacgaggaggaggccgccgcggccAAGCCGATGGTGGTGGCGGGGTGCCCCCGGTGCCTCATGTACGTGATGCTCTCGTCGGAGCCGCCCCGGTGCCCCCGCTGCAACAGCCCCGTGCTCCTGCAATTCCTCCACGGCGCCGACACCAAcacgaacgccgccgccgccgccgacgccaacaccaacaccaacagGCAGGACAGCAAGAGCTAG